One stretch of Saccharopolyspora erythraea DNA includes these proteins:
- the iolD gene encoding 3D-(3,5/4)-trihydroxycyclohexane-1,2-dione acylhydrolase (decyclizing) yields MSGTRRLTVAQALVRFLANQYTERDGTRQRLIAGCWGIFGHGNVAGVGQALLEAGPDMPYLQGRNEQSMVHAAVGYARQSGRMSTYACTTSIGPGATNLVTGAALATINHLPVLLLPGDVFATRPADPVLQQLELPHARDVSVNDCLRPVSRYFDRIWRPEALVASALDAMRVLTDPVETGAVTLALPQDVQAEAHDWPEEFFAERVWRVHRPLADPRSVTDAAQRIREARRPLVIAGGGVHHSAAEDALREFAEATGIPVSETQAGRGSLRHDDPAELGSIGHTGTSVSDDIARQADLVIGVGTRYSDFTTASRTLFANPDVRFVNINITGHDAVKQAATPVVGDARESLRALTRELDGHRVSDDYVREYREGQRRWAEVVERTTKAADGGERPGQAEVLGVMDEVLADTDVVINAAGSMPEDLNKLWRAKDPRQYHVEYGYSCMGYEIPAALGARLADQQREVFALVGDGTYLMMPTELVTAVQEGIKINLVVVQNHGYASIGGLSEKVGGERFGTAYRYRDEDGTFSGEPLPVDLAANAASLGMDVLRATTVDELRDALRESRASARPTAVYVETDPAKAQLPPEAWWDVPVAEVSTRQSTQLARKRYEENLRERRNHL; encoded by the coding sequence ATGAGCGGTACTCGACGGCTGACCGTCGCGCAGGCGCTGGTGCGCTTCCTGGCGAACCAGTACACCGAGCGCGACGGCACGCGGCAGCGGCTGATCGCCGGCTGCTGGGGGATCTTCGGCCACGGCAACGTCGCCGGCGTCGGGCAGGCCCTGCTGGAGGCCGGGCCGGACATGCCCTACCTGCAGGGGCGCAACGAGCAGTCGATGGTGCACGCCGCGGTCGGCTACGCCCGCCAGAGCGGCCGGATGTCCACCTACGCCTGCACGACCTCGATCGGTCCGGGCGCGACGAACCTGGTGACCGGGGCCGCGCTGGCCACCATCAACCACCTGCCCGTGCTGCTGCTGCCCGGTGACGTCTTCGCCACCCGGCCCGCCGACCCGGTGTTGCAGCAGCTGGAACTGCCGCACGCCCGCGACGTCAGCGTGAACGACTGCCTGCGCCCGGTCTCGCGCTACTTCGACCGCATCTGGCGGCCGGAGGCGCTGGTGGCCTCCGCGCTGGACGCCATGCGGGTGCTCACCGACCCGGTGGAGACCGGCGCGGTGACGCTGGCGCTGCCCCAGGACGTGCAGGCCGAGGCCCACGACTGGCCGGAGGAGTTCTTCGCCGAGCGGGTGTGGCGGGTGCACCGGCCGCTGGCCGACCCGCGCTCGGTGACCGACGCCGCGCAGCGCATCCGCGAGGCCCGCAGGCCGCTGGTCATCGCGGGCGGGGGCGTGCACCACAGCGCCGCCGAGGACGCGTTGCGCGAGTTCGCCGAGGCGACCGGGATCCCGGTTTCCGAGACCCAGGCCGGGCGCGGTTCGCTGCGCCACGACGACCCCGCCGAGCTCGGCTCGATCGGCCACACCGGCACCTCGGTCTCCGACGACATCGCAAGGCAGGCCGACCTGGTCATCGGCGTCGGCACCCGCTACTCGGACTTCACCACCGCCTCGCGGACCCTGTTCGCCAACCCGGACGTGCGGTTCGTCAACATCAACATCACCGGCCACGACGCCGTCAAGCAGGCGGCCACACCGGTCGTCGGCGACGCCCGGGAGAGCCTGCGGGCCCTGACCCGCGAACTCGACGGGCACCGCGTGTCCGACGACTACGTGCGCGAGTACCGCGAGGGCCAGCGGCGCTGGGCGGAGGTCGTCGAGCGCACCACCAAGGCCGCCGACGGCGGTGAGCGTCCCGGCCAGGCCGAGGTGCTCGGGGTCATGGACGAGGTGCTGGCCGACACCGACGTGGTGATCAACGCCGCCGGGTCGATGCCCGAGGACCTGAACAAGCTGTGGCGGGCCAAGGACCCCCGCCAGTACCACGTGGAGTACGGCTACTCGTGCATGGGCTACGAGATCCCGGCCGCGCTCGGCGCCCGGCTGGCCGACCAGCAGCGCGAGGTGTTCGCGCTGGTCGGCGACGGTACGTACCTGATGATGCCGACCGAGCTGGTCACCGCCGTGCAGGAAGGCATCAAGATCAACCTGGTGGTCGTGCAGAACCACGGCTACGCCTCGATCGGCGGGCTCTCCGAGAAGGTCGGGGGCGAGCGGTTCGGCACCGCCTACCGCTACCGCGACGAGGACGGGACGTTCTCCGGTGAGCCGCTGCCGGTCGACCTGGCCGCCAACGCCGCGAGCCTGGGCATGGACGTCCTGCGGGCCACGACCGTGGACGAGCTCCGCGACGCGCTGCGCGAGTCCCGCGCCTCGGCCCGGCCGACCGCCGTCTACGTCGAGACCGACCCGGCCAAGGCGCAGCTGCCCCCGGAGGCGTGGTGGGACGTGCCCGTCGCCGAGGTGTCGACCCGGCAGAGCACCCAGCTGGCGCGCAAGCGCTACGAGGAGAACCTCCGGGAACGCCGCAACCACCTGTAA
- the iolB gene encoding 5-deoxy-glucuronate isomerase, protein MVTDNAFYRPAGTTARDGYTTHVDPESAGWGYSSLRVLELAAGRRHELSTGDSEWIVLPLSGGCEVSCDGETFRLDGRESVFKGVTDFAYVPRDADVAITSAEGGRFALTGAKCERRLPARYGPASGVPVELRGAGQASRQVNNFGAAHVFEADRLIAVEVLTPSGNWSSFPPHKHDTEREGESQLEEIYYFEIAGAEGVGYQRVYPSGPDHTTDVLAEVRDGDVVLIPDGWHGPSMAVPGYDMYYLNVMAGPSPDRAWLICDDPAHAWVRGTWGDQPVDSRLPLYTAPEGGQ, encoded by the coding sequence ATGGTGACCGACAACGCTTTCTACCGCCCCGCCGGTACCACGGCTCGGGACGGCTACACCACCCACGTGGACCCGGAGTCCGCAGGCTGGGGGTACTCCTCGCTGCGGGTGCTGGAGCTGGCCGCGGGCCGGCGGCACGAGCTGTCCACAGGGGACAGCGAGTGGATCGTGCTGCCGCTGTCGGGCGGCTGCGAGGTCTCCTGCGACGGCGAGACGTTCCGGCTCGACGGCCGGGAGAGCGTGTTCAAGGGCGTGACCGACTTCGCCTACGTGCCGCGCGACGCCGACGTCGCCATCACCTCCGCCGAGGGCGGCCGGTTCGCCCTGACCGGCGCGAAGTGCGAGCGCAGGCTGCCCGCGCGCTACGGTCCCGCCTCGGGCGTGCCCGTCGAGCTGCGCGGCGCGGGCCAGGCCAGCAGGCAGGTCAACAACTTCGGCGCCGCGCACGTGTTCGAGGCCGACCGGCTGATCGCCGTCGAGGTGCTGACCCCGTCCGGCAACTGGTCCTCCTTCCCGCCGCACAAGCACGACACCGAGCGGGAAGGGGAGTCGCAGCTGGAGGAGATCTACTACTTCGAGATCGCGGGCGCCGAAGGCGTCGGCTACCAGCGCGTCTACCCCTCGGGGCCCGACCACACCACCGACGTGCTCGCCGAGGTGCGCGACGGCGACGTGGTGCTGATCCCCGACGGCTGGCACGGCCCGTCGATGGCGGTGCCCGGATACGACATGTACTACCTGAACGTGATGGCAGGCCCTTCCCCCGACCGGGCCTGGCTGATCTGCGACGACCCCGCGCACGCGTGGGTCAGGGGCACCTGGGGCGACCAGCCGGTCGACTCCCGGCTGCCCCTCTACACCGCCCCGGAGGGCGGTCAGTGA
- a CDS encoding Cgl0159 family (beta/alpha)8-fold protein, which yields MSNLTITELTRVRASRPEAIAEAAARRARRPLLGSSGRLMIVAADHPARGALGAGAEPLAMANRFDLLERLCVALKRPGVDGVLGTPDILEDLLLLGALEGKVVVGSMNRGGLAGASFELDDRFTGHRAEDIERLRFDAGKLLLRIDTEDPGSLNTMCGTANAINEMAERRLMTMVEPFISRRVGGKVRNDLSPEAVMRSIAIASGLGGTSAYTWLKIPVPGGDVDRIPQVLEATTLPTVLLGGEVSSDPEATYERWHKALQSPNARGLVVGRTLLYPGDGDVEGAVDAAVELL from the coding sequence GTGTCCAACCTGACCATCACCGAACTCACGCGAGTGCGGGCGAGCAGGCCGGAGGCCATCGCGGAGGCGGCTGCCCGGAGGGCCCGGCGCCCGCTGCTGGGCTCCAGCGGCCGCCTGATGATCGTGGCCGCGGACCACCCGGCGCGGGGCGCGCTGGGCGCCGGTGCCGAGCCGCTGGCGATGGCCAACCGCTTCGACCTGCTCGAACGGCTGTGCGTGGCCCTCAAGCGGCCGGGGGTGGACGGGGTGCTGGGCACTCCCGACATCCTGGAGGACCTGCTGCTGCTCGGCGCGCTGGAGGGCAAGGTCGTCGTCGGCTCGATGAACCGCGGCGGCCTGGCGGGCGCCTCGTTCGAGCTCGACGACCGGTTCACCGGGCACCGTGCCGAGGACATCGAGCGGCTCCGCTTCGACGCCGGCAAGCTGCTGCTGCGCATCGACACGGAGGACCCCGGTTCGCTGAACACCATGTGCGGCACGGCCAACGCCATCAACGAGATGGCCGAGCGCAGGCTGATGACGATGGTCGAGCCGTTCATCTCCCGTCGCGTCGGCGGCAAGGTGCGCAACGACCTGTCGCCGGAGGCGGTCATGCGGTCGATCGCCATCGCCTCCGGGCTCGGCGGCACCTCCGCCTACACCTGGCTGAAGATCCCGGTGCCCGGCGGCGACGTCGACCGCATCCCGCAGGTGCTGGAGGCCACCACGTTGCCGACCGTGCTGCTGGGCGGCGAGGTCTCCAGCGACCCGGAGGCCACCTATGAGCGGTGGCACAAGGCGCTGCAGTCGCCGAACGCGCGCGGGCTGGTCGTCGGGCGGACGCTGCTCTACCCGGGCGACGGTGACGTGGAGGGCGCGGTGGACGCGGCCGTCGAGCTGCTGTGA
- the iolC gene encoding 5-dehydro-2-deoxygluconokinase — MTSPFDVITMGRIGVDIYPLQTGVGLAKVESFGKYLGGTATNVAVAAARLGRGSAVITRTGADPFGEYLHEALRDFGVDDRWVTPVEQYPTPVTFCELFPPDDFPLYFYRQPKAPDLEINADELDYDAIADARIFWMTGTGLAEEPSRSATLAALRHRARRGTTVFDLDWRPMFWPEHDEATHWYQQALPHVTVAVGNLDECERAVGTRDPEGAAEALLAAGVELAVVKQGPNGVLARTRDESTTAPPVPVDVVNGLGAGDAFGGALCHGLLAGWELERTMRFANAAGALVASRLACSSAMPYEHEIDDLLSSRPLGAA, encoded by the coding sequence ATGACAAGCCCGTTCGACGTGATCACGATGGGCCGGATCGGGGTGGACATCTACCCGTTGCAGACCGGCGTCGGACTGGCGAAGGTGGAGTCCTTCGGCAAGTACCTCGGCGGCACGGCGACCAACGTCGCGGTCGCCGCCGCCCGGCTCGGCCGCGGCAGCGCGGTGATCACCCGCACCGGGGCAGACCCGTTCGGCGAGTACCTGCACGAGGCGCTGCGCGACTTCGGCGTCGACGACCGCTGGGTCACCCCGGTCGAGCAGTACCCGACGCCGGTGACCTTCTGCGAGCTGTTCCCGCCGGACGACTTCCCGCTGTACTTCTACCGGCAGCCCAAGGCGCCCGACCTGGAGATCAACGCCGACGAGCTCGACTACGACGCGATCGCCGACGCCCGCATCTTCTGGATGACCGGCACCGGGCTGGCCGAGGAGCCCAGCCGCTCGGCGACGCTGGCCGCCCTGCGCCACCGCGCCCGGCGCGGCACCACGGTCTTCGACCTCGACTGGCGGCCGATGTTCTGGCCCGAGCACGACGAGGCCACCCACTGGTACCAGCAGGCCCTGCCGCACGTGACCGTCGCCGTGGGCAACCTCGACGAGTGCGAGCGCGCCGTGGGCACCCGCGACCCCGAGGGCGCGGCCGAGGCGCTGCTGGCGGCGGGCGTCGAGCTCGCGGTCGTCAAGCAGGGCCCCAACGGCGTGCTGGCCCGCACCCGCGACGAGAGCACGACCGCGCCCCCGGTGCCGGTCGACGTGGTCAACGGCCTGGGCGCGGGCGATGCCTTCGGCGGCGCGCTGTGCCACGGCCTGCTCGCGGGCTGGGAGCTCGAACGCACGATGCGCTTCGCCAACGCCGCGGGCGCGCTGGTCGCCTCCCGGCTGGCGTGCTCCTCGGCGATGCCCTACGAGCACGAGATCGACGACCTGCTCTCCAGCCGCCCGCTCGGCGCGGCCTGA
- a CDS encoding GntR family transcriptional regulator: protein MTSIQRSSGRSTAWDPATEITVDHTSPVPLYFQVASQIEKAIDTGSLPVGTRLDNEIDLAARLGLSRPTVRQAIGSLVDKGLVVRKRGAGTQVVFNRVKRPLELTSLYDDLARIDQKPTTRVLVNEVVPASAEVAQRLGISEGDDVLRLERVRAARGEPIARMRNELPAALIQPSSETLEERGLYQLLRSAGVRLHAAHQTIGARVATEEDSELLDEPVGAPLLTMERTTYDQEGKVVEYASHVYRASRYSFDLSLRGES, encoded by the coding sequence GTGACGTCCATCCAGCGCAGCTCCGGCCGAAGCACGGCGTGGGACCCCGCCACGGAGATCACCGTGGACCACACCAGCCCGGTTCCGCTGTACTTCCAGGTCGCCAGCCAGATCGAGAAGGCCATCGACACCGGCTCGCTGCCGGTCGGCACCCGGCTGGACAACGAGATCGACCTGGCCGCCCGCCTGGGCCTGTCGCGGCCCACCGTCCGCCAGGCCATCGGCTCGTTGGTGGACAAGGGCCTGGTGGTCCGCAAGCGCGGCGCCGGAACCCAGGTCGTGTTCAACCGGGTCAAGCGGCCACTGGAGCTGACCAGCCTCTACGACGACCTCGCCCGCATCGACCAGAAGCCGACCACGCGCGTGCTGGTCAACGAGGTCGTTCCGGCCTCGGCGGAGGTCGCTCAGCGGCTGGGCATCAGCGAGGGCGACGACGTGCTGCGCCTGGAGCGGGTGCGCGCGGCGCGCGGCGAGCCGATCGCGCGGATGCGCAACGAGCTGCCCGCGGCGCTGATCCAGCCCTCCAGCGAGACCCTGGAGGAGCGCGGGCTCTACCAGCTGCTGCGGTCGGCCGGAGTCCGGCTGCACGCCGCGCACCAGACCATCGGGGCGCGCGTGGCCACCGAGGAGGACTCCGAGCTGCTCGACGAGCCCGTGGGCGCGCCGCTGCTGACCATGGAGCGCACGACCTACGACCAGGAGGGCAAGGTCGTCGAGTACGCCTCGCACGTGTACCGGGCCTCCCGCTACAGCTTCGACCTCTCGCTCCGCGGCGAATCCTGA
- a CDS encoding sugar phosphate isomerase/epimerase family protein, which translates to MSTADPAAERLRIGSAPDSWGVWFPEDEHQTPWQRFLDEVAEAGYRWIELGPYGYLPTDPGRLLDELARRDLTLSAGTCFTAFHRGDVWQQTWEHVSQVANLTTALGAKHLVVIPEMWRDPATGEQLEDRLLGDGSWAALGTGIDRLARALFEEYGVRMQFHPHADSHVDTQPHVERFLEITDPDLVTLCLDTGHVSYCGGDNLDLIRKYPSRIGYLHLKQVDPRVLEEVAAEDLPFGPAVRRGVMCEPPGGVPDLAPIVEAAHDLDADMFAIVEQDMYPCAPEAPLPIARRTHQYLTRCGSRR; encoded by the coding sequence ATGTCCACCGCCGACCCGGCAGCCGAGCGCCTGCGCATCGGCTCCGCCCCGGACTCCTGGGGCGTGTGGTTCCCCGAGGACGAGCACCAGACCCCGTGGCAGCGCTTCCTCGACGAGGTCGCCGAAGCCGGCTACCGCTGGATCGAGCTCGGCCCCTACGGCTACCTGCCCACCGACCCGGGCCGGCTGCTCGACGAGCTGGCCCGGCGGGACTTGACGCTGTCGGCCGGCACCTGCTTCACCGCCTTCCACCGCGGCGACGTCTGGCAGCAGACCTGGGAGCACGTCAGCCAGGTGGCGAACCTGACCACCGCGCTGGGCGCCAAGCACCTCGTGGTGATCCCGGAGATGTGGCGCGACCCGGCCACCGGCGAACAGCTCGAGGACCGGCTGCTGGGCGACGGGTCGTGGGCCGCGCTGGGCACCGGCATCGACCGGCTCGCCAGAGCGCTGTTCGAGGAGTACGGGGTCCGCATGCAGTTCCACCCGCACGCCGACAGCCACGTCGACACCCAGCCCCACGTCGAACGCTTCCTGGAGATCACCGACCCCGACCTGGTGACGCTATGCCTGGACACCGGGCACGTCTCCTACTGCGGCGGCGACAACCTCGACCTGATCCGCAAGTACCCGAGCCGCATCGGCTACCTGCACCTCAAGCAGGTCGACCCGCGGGTGCTCGAGGAGGTCGCGGCCGAGGACCTGCCGTTCGGGCCCGCGGTCCGGCGCGGCGTGATGTGCGAGCCGCCCGGCGGAGTCCCTGACCTCGCACCGATCGTCGAGGCCGCCCACGACCTCGACGCCGACATGTTCGCCATCGTCGAGCAGGACATGTACCCGTGCGCCCCGGAGGCCCCGCTGCCGATCGCCCGGCGCACCCACCAGTACCTGACCCGCTGCGGCTCCCGCCGCTGA
- a CDS encoding Gfo/Idh/MocA family protein: MSNPELRVGLVGAGLMGSDHAARIHRRISGASLIAVGDPDLERAESAAAGIEGCRVETDPLKVIEASDVDAVVLATPGRTHEPLLLAAIERGIPVLCEKPLTPDSKSSLRVVEAEVAAGSRLVQVGFMRRFDPEYAELKRTLDAGELGRPLLMHCAHRNASAPPGFTSQMMIFDSVVHEFDTTRWLLGEEITAVSVRHPRSTANAPSGMIDPQLVTIETASGVLVTVEIFVNCGFGYQVRCEAVCEGGTAQVGGDSGMTTHVRGAWGGSITPDFRPRFQQAFDEELQRWADAARDGGIDGASAWDGYAAAAACEAGVAAQTSGARTTVQLVERPGLYS; this comes from the coding sequence ATGAGCAACCCAGAACTCCGCGTCGGGCTGGTCGGCGCCGGGCTGATGGGCTCGGACCACGCCGCCCGCATCCACCGGCGCATCAGCGGCGCCTCGCTGATCGCCGTCGGCGACCCAGACCTGGAGCGCGCCGAGAGCGCGGCCGCCGGGATCGAGGGGTGCCGGGTCGAGACCGACCCGCTGAAGGTGATCGAGGCGTCCGATGTGGACGCCGTCGTGCTGGCCACGCCGGGCCGCACCCACGAACCGCTGCTGCTGGCGGCGATCGAGCGCGGCATCCCGGTGCTGTGCGAGAAGCCGCTGACCCCGGACTCGAAGTCGTCGCTGCGCGTGGTGGAGGCCGAGGTCGCCGCGGGTAGCCGGCTCGTCCAGGTCGGGTTCATGCGGCGCTTCGACCCCGAGTACGCCGAACTGAAGCGGACGCTGGACGCCGGTGAGCTCGGCCGCCCGCTGCTGATGCACTGCGCGCACCGCAACGCCTCGGCCCCACCGGGGTTCACCAGCCAGATGATGATCTTCGACTCGGTGGTGCACGAGTTCGACACGACCAGGTGGCTGCTCGGCGAGGAGATCACCGCGGTCTCGGTGCGCCATCCGCGATCGACCGCCAACGCTCCGTCCGGAATGATCGACCCGCAGCTGGTCACGATCGAGACCGCGAGCGGCGTCCTGGTCACCGTCGAGATCTTCGTCAACTGCGGCTTCGGCTACCAGGTCCGCTGCGAGGCGGTCTGCGAGGGCGGCACCGCGCAGGTCGGCGGCGACAGCGGCATGACCACCCACGTCCGCGGCGCGTGGGGCGGTTCGATCACCCCGGACTTCCGCCCGCGCTTCCAGCAGGCGTTCGACGAGGAGCTCCAGCGCTGGGCCGATGCCGCCCGCGACGGCGGCATCGACGGCGCGAGCGCGTGGGACGGCTACGCCGCGGCGGCCGCGTGCGAGGCAGGCGTCGCCGCCCAGACCAGCGGCGCGCGCACGACGGTCCAGCTCGTCGAGCGGCCCGGCCTGTACTCCTGA
- a CDS encoding cation:proton antiporter regulatory subunit, whose product MDVTEVLLPGVGLRYEFSTEEGQRIGVVARRTGDFEFVSYPGDDPDEVRLLFRLGPEEADAVTEILGAPRIAERFADLTREVPGLNAGQVEVTAGSRFAGRTLGETRARTRTGSSIVAIVRGEDVIASPGPEQQLRAGDILVVIGTQQGITGVEHILAS is encoded by the coding sequence ATGGACGTTACAGAGGTCCTGCTCCCCGGGGTCGGGCTGCGCTACGAGTTCAGCACCGAAGAGGGCCAGCGCATCGGCGTGGTCGCCCGGCGCACCGGCGACTTCGAGTTCGTCTCCTACCCCGGCGACGACCCCGACGAGGTGCGGCTGCTGTTCCGGCTCGGGCCGGAGGAGGCCGACGCGGTCACCGAGATCCTCGGCGCGCCGCGCATCGCCGAGCGCTTCGCGGACCTGACCCGCGAGGTCCCGGGCCTCAACGCGGGTCAGGTGGAGGTCACGGCGGGTTCGCGGTTCGCGGGCCGCACGCTCGGCGAGACACGTGCCCGCACCCGCACCGGGTCGTCGATCGTGGCGATCGTGCGGGGCGAGGACGTGATCGCCTCACCGGGCCCCGAACAGCAGCTGCGGGCGGGCGACATCCTCGTGGTGATCGGTACGCAGCAGGGCATCACCGGTGTGGAACACATCCTCGCGAGCTGA
- a CDS encoding cation:proton antiporter produces MHTSVALLMELGIVLAVLGAAGTITRRFGVSPVPLYLLVGLLMGEGGIAPLPAAGEFIEVGASIGVVLLLLSLGLEFSVEEFTVTLRRHVPSGLVDMVANAAPGAVAGWLLGLDATGIVALAGVTWVSSSTIVSRLLDDLHRLAYRETPVVLSILLLEDFAMAVYLPILAVLAAGGGLLHGMASVAVAVGVLAVALAVSHRWGHRVGRLVDDRDTEQLLLRIIGLSLIVAAAAELAGTSAAVGAFLVGLAVTGPLAGRLRRVIAPLRDLFAAAFFLAIGLSVPPAALVPLLPVALALAVVSTGTKILTGWYAAGRHGAGPRGRLRAGTVLAVRGEFSIIIVGLVALPGNPLGPLATAYVLVLAIAGPLLTWWVSPPPVRRFQPEPAA; encoded by the coding sequence GTGCACACCTCGGTCGCGCTCCTGATGGAACTCGGGATCGTGCTCGCCGTCCTCGGCGCGGCGGGTACGATCACCCGCCGGTTCGGGGTGTCGCCGGTCCCGCTGTACCTGCTGGTGGGGCTGCTGATGGGCGAGGGCGGCATCGCGCCACTGCCCGCCGCCGGTGAGTTCATCGAGGTCGGGGCCTCGATCGGGGTCGTGCTCCTGCTGCTGAGCCTGGGGCTGGAGTTCTCCGTGGAGGAGTTCACCGTCACCCTGCGCAGGCACGTGCCCTCCGGGCTGGTCGACATGGTCGCCAACGCCGCGCCAGGTGCGGTGGCCGGGTGGCTGCTGGGGCTGGACGCCACCGGGATCGTCGCGCTGGCCGGTGTCACCTGGGTGTCGTCGTCGACGATCGTGTCGCGGCTGCTGGACGACCTGCACCGGCTGGCCTACCGGGAGACGCCGGTGGTGCTGTCGATCCTGCTGCTGGAGGACTTCGCGATGGCCGTCTACCTGCCGATCCTGGCGGTGCTGGCGGCTGGCGGCGGCCTGCTGCACGGCATGGCCAGCGTCGCGGTGGCGGTCGGCGTGCTCGCGGTCGCGCTGGCGGTCTCGCATCGCTGGGGCCACCGCGTCGGGCGCCTCGTCGACGACCGCGACACCGAGCAGCTGCTGCTGCGGATCATCGGCCTCTCCCTGATCGTGGCGGCGGCCGCCGAGCTCGCCGGGACCTCGGCCGCGGTCGGGGCGTTCCTGGTCGGCCTGGCGGTCACCGGGCCGCTGGCGGGCCGCCTGCGCCGCGTCATCGCACCGCTGCGCGACCTGTTCGCGGCGGCGTTCTTCCTGGCGATCGGGCTCTCGGTGCCGCCTGCCGCGCTCGTGCCGCTGCTGCCGGTCGCTCTCGCGCTGGCCGTGGTCTCGACCGGCACCAAGATCCTCACCGGCTGGTACGCGGCGGGCCGCCACGGCGCCGGGCCGCGGGGCAGGCTGCGCGCGGGAACCGTGCTGGCCGTGCGCGGCGAGTTCTCGATCATCATCGTCGGCCTGGTCGCCCTGCCGGGAAACCCGCTGGGGCCGCTGGCCACCGCCTACGTGCTGGTGCTGGCGATCGCGGGGCCGCTGCTCACCTGGTGGGTCAGCCCACCGCCGGTCCGGCGCTTCCAGCCCGAACCGGCGGCGTGA
- a CDS encoding amidohydrolase family protein, whose translation MTRSPNGPGPFSRRGMLGAAAATGLTACTPASTTVRSTVEEQDAVAASGGPLLLRGAMLADGRRTDILLDQGRIAAVDAVANGAPELDLTGYLLLPSAVETHAHLDKALLGDRVPNPAGDLDGAKDAISAAAAGIPDEDVRARASAALEMAVRHGYTAVRSHADTGKGNGLRGLRVLLELRERFADVVDLQVVCFVGPVSGASGAEARRLLDEGLRMGADAVGGVPYVDPDPAQAVREYLAAAREHGKLVDLHTDETTDPAVLSLRELAAETARTGMGGRVTASHCVSLGQQDPATARQVAAEVAAAGVAVVTLPQTNLYLQGRQAGTRVPRALTAVEALREAGAVLAGGGDNWRDPFNAVGRADPFEIASLLVSAGHFTPADAYEAVTGKARQVLGHPPVRIRPGDPAELMAVRAGDLGTAVAQASQDRAVFHRGRLVARTRVAGALHRAR comes from the coding sequence ATGACCCGATCTCCGAACGGGCCCGGCCCGTTCTCGCGACGCGGGATGCTGGGCGCGGCCGCGGCCACCGGGCTGACCGCGTGCACGCCGGCCTCGACCACGGTCCGGTCCACTGTGGAAGAGCAGGATGCCGTCGCCGCCAGCGGCGGTCCGCTGCTGCTGCGCGGAGCGATGCTGGCCGATGGGCGGCGGACCGACATCCTGCTCGACCAGGGGCGGATCGCCGCGGTCGACGCGGTCGCGAACGGGGCACCCGAGCTGGACCTCACCGGCTACCTGCTGCTGCCCTCCGCCGTGGAGACCCACGCCCATCTGGACAAGGCACTGCTCGGGGACCGCGTGCCGAACCCGGCCGGTGACCTGGACGGGGCTAAGGACGCGATCTCGGCCGCGGCGGCGGGCATCCCGGATGAGGACGTCCGCGCGCGTGCCTCGGCCGCCCTGGAGATGGCGGTGCGGCACGGCTACACCGCCGTGCGCAGCCACGCCGACACCGGCAAGGGCAACGGGTTGCGCGGGCTGCGGGTGCTGCTGGAGCTGCGGGAGCGGTTCGCCGACGTCGTCGACCTGCAAGTGGTGTGCTTCGTCGGCCCGGTGTCGGGGGCCTCGGGTGCCGAGGCCCGCCGGCTTCTCGACGAGGGGCTGCGGATGGGCGCCGACGCGGTCGGCGGCGTGCCCTACGTGGACCCCGACCCGGCGCAGGCGGTGCGGGAGTACCTGGCCGCGGCGCGGGAGCACGGCAAGCTGGTCGACCTGCACACCGACGAGACCACCGACCCGGCCGTGCTGTCGCTGCGCGAGCTGGCGGCCGAGACGGCGCGGACGGGGATGGGCGGCAGGGTCACAGCCTCGCACTGCGTCAGCCTCGGCCAGCAGGACCCGGCCACCGCGCGGCAGGTCGCCGCGGAGGTGGCCGCCGCGGGCGTCGCGGTCGTCACGCTGCCCCAGACCAACCTCTACCTCCAGGGGCGCCAGGCCGGCACCCGCGTGCCGCGGGCGCTGACCGCCGTCGAGGCGCTGCGCGAGGCCGGTGCGGTGCTGGCCGGCGGGGGCGACAACTGGCGCGACCCGTTCAACGCGGTCGGCCGGGCCGACCCCTTCGAGATCGCCTCGCTGCTGGTCAGCGCCGGTCACTTCACCCCGGCCGACGCCTACGAGGCGGTGACCGGCAAGGCGCGGCAGGTGCTCGGCCACCCGCCGGTGCGGATACGGCCGGGAGACCCGGCCGAGCTGATGGCCGTCCGTGCGGGCGATCTCGGCACGGCGGTGGCGCAGGCCAGCCAGGACCGCGCCGTGTTCCATCGCGGCAGGCTCGTCGCGCGGACCAGGGTCGCAGGCGCGCTGCACCGCGCGAGGTGA